A segment of the Oxyura jamaicensis isolate SHBP4307 breed ruddy duck chromosome 12, BPBGC_Ojam_1.0, whole genome shotgun sequence genome:
ATTTTCATAAACAAcgaaagaataaatgaaattaagaacAGCAGGAAATAGCCTGCCttcaagagaaaggaaagaaagcaggcaAGCAAAATCCTCTAGATTTCCATATCAccattcctttctcctttcttttatgCCTCTTCCCAGTTCTTCATCACCTGTCTGCCTTcaatctctctccctctcctcatcattcacttttttttttccccagacttcAACTTTTCGTTAAGTGTCTGActataaaaaagtgaaaaggggagaaagagtATGTGGAATAAATCAGGAAGCAACTCTAAGAGTTGTTTAATCTGTCCTCTGTTCTCTTAGCACCTTAGGCCTAAGTCTATCATTTAACTATTCAAACCATTTAGTGAATGTACTAAAATCATGAACGCAAAAGAAAAGCCTCTGGGAGTCCCACTTGTTTGGCTGTTTACTCCAGTTGCCCATCCAAATCAGCACCAGCTCAAGAGGTTAGCCAGGCCTACTCAGAACACAGAACAAAGATATCCTAAAACTATTCTTGACACCTCTCTTctcagctggaaaagaaaattctggTTCCTtgtaaaaaacagcatttccatCATCTACATGCAAGCCGAAAACTCTTCCACCATGTTGCCTTTGCAAAGCTGAAGTCAAGGCTCCCAACTATTTAAGCCATCCCAACAATTGCATCATCAGCATCCTACTTGGATAGAAAACTATTCTGAGCAGACACTCTCTACGTTTTAACAGTTGAAGATTAGTTAAATCCAGTTCAAAGTCTATGTAAGAATGAAGGCATTACCAGGTCAGTTTGCTTTTGGTCTTTTGATACAGGCTTCAGGAGTCTCAAAGTATCATCATCTTCTTCTACAGCAGAAAGAGACAATGGCTTAGGCTCAAcactttctgctttaaaagcttgctttgtttttttctgtagccCATCAGCCTTAGTTGGTGGACTACTAGATGTTATTTTAGAATTCCCTGgaacatttacatattttgctttattattcTCAGGAATATGCTCACTGCTGCACTTCTCAATTTTGTAGTTCCCCTTTTCAGATGTTAAGATATCAATATTCACTTCACTAATCGTAGCTAAAGACTCTCCCAGGCCGTTCGAATCATTactgcttggttttattttcaattcaaCAGGTGGTTTCTCTGAGGCACAAAATTCAGTGGCTTTATATTTGATGATGCAGTCTTCTTCATTCTAGAATtacaaggaaagcaaacaaacaaaaataagaattacCTTCTGGGTATTATGCACATACAAAAGTATATTCCGAGCAATTGATGAACGTCATTAACATATTAATTTATGTGAACTGTAATGAAATTATGATCAATTGCAGATTAAGAGCTTCAAAAATGCTGCAAcccatatttttaaagagatatAGACTGTATTTCAGGTTATATATTTCAGGCATGGGTTTATACATATGCAGCTCACCCACTTTTCACTAGGACCACCATGAAAGAAAAGTTATATTCACTTGGTTTCTCTGTAAGGAAGGAGCCAACAAGTACCGATAATTCTCCAAGAGCTACTCCACCAAACATTCAGTTTTTCTGCACTGTAAGCTTAAACCCACAATAACAGACCCAttccaaaataacaaaataaaaacatgcacagGATTAATCACAATGTAAGATTCATTCTAACCTCTGGAAAGAATTCCAACAATAAACAATTTTGAGGTCTAACTATAATTAGCTTTTGCCTGTCAAAACCAGATAGATTTGAGAACGATTACCACTTGTCatcaagtatttgaaaaaatatttaaccttAAGTCCTTTATgagaaatgtagaaatatttgtttataaacatGCTGCATACAAAAACTAAGTATATCAATTCAACTGCAAATTTACATAGAAATAATTCACATAATGGTCCACTAATGAAAACCTGCATGTTGTTTAGTTGGTATCTTATAGCTAAGATACTGCAATTAGTTGTATTGACCcacagcattttatttgcttccatTCTTGCCTGAACACTATTCCTTCATTAACATGAATTTTACACACCACTAGGAATCAGTTCTATGTTCTCCTGAATGCCCAAGACATTccatattattaaaaaacaaaacaaacccacaaacctctccatgttatttttaaaaaaaaaaaaaaatgattttttttttggggggggaggggaaaataTATCTTACAACTTTGTATTTCCTGGCTTGCTCAAAGGAATGGTTTTCGGGTGTCACATTCCTGTTACGAGTTTCACTCTTTACTGAGACGACAGAACAAGGATCTTTAAGTTTAGAATCTGCTGTTTTCTTATGACTTTTGGCTGCTTTCCTGTAAAAAcagtcaaacaaacaagaataaaagTTGCTCAgtcaaccaccaccaccaccaagacCTTAAGGTATTTCTTTAGATTatagtaattttttaaaaaatctaacCTGCCAAACAGCTTACATACACAGATTACAATATATTAGACTTTCAACAGACCTAGTACAATGTACTCACTTTCACCTCTATAAAAGGAGTTTACAAACACTATTCAGACCCTAGCAGCAGTGTACATTTGTCCTGTACAGCACCAAGACTACTCCTATATGGATGCAGTAAAATAACTGACCAAGCGaagcttgaaaatgaaaaataattaaatcagtGAATACCAAGAGGAACTTGCTATAACAACTTCCAGCTGATAAAGAGCCTCAAAGAACCATACAGAAGAATGGGTATTTCCCATCACTTCCTTAAAAAtactggtgctttttttttctctgaataagCTGTGCAACCCAAACCATTGCACAGATTTAGTCTATATTTGCTAGAATAACTAGTTTCCATTCCATCTCTCCTATTTCTCCAAGACTCTAAAGAAACTTGTATGTCCATTGGCGTTGCATCTGCACACAACAGAACTAATGTTATCCTGCTATAAAAAATAGAAGTTGTAAAACAAAGGTGACAgtaacacaaatatttcatataaaaacactcaaatgaaaatatcttaCGCCTTCGTGGcttccaaaaacaaagaaatttggTGCTTGATGTATGGGTGTCTTAGTATGCTTTTCACACTAGGCCTTTCCTCAGGCTTTTTACTGAGCATGGTTCGTATTATTTCTACCAAATGTGGGCTGTAATCCTTTGGCATGGGTGGTAGCTGTAAAAGGAATGGGAAGTGTGCTATTACTTAACTTGTCATCAGGGGCTAATgctagattatttatttatgcacaGCAGTTATATCCAGCTAGGTACTCAGCATAAGTAGCCCAACTACTCATTCAATGACAGATTCCAAAGTGCTTAACTACCCATCAAACAGCATATAGAAATTTTAAGTGTGTTCTCTacaaatttttgtatttttaaaattaatatcagCAGTTAGAGTTCTGTGAATAGATGcaagatatttatatatattaaatctcttaacttcattatttaaatgtcttcCTTGCTTTGGTGTATAAGTCTTACATAACAGGGAAATGGCCATCATGTGAATAGTGATATAAATTTTTGCAcagcaaatgaagcaaatgaaGAAGTCAGTCATCTCAGAACTTTGAAAATTCAGCAGTACAGTAATTGCACAAAAGGGTAACAAACCCTAGCAACATCTAAAAATTAATAACTTCCTGAGTCTGGTATTATATCATATACCACCAGGAAATACCAGTCTTACACAATACATGGCGTTGCATGCagcacacaaaatatttatttccaattgGAAGCAGTTGTCTCAAGTTATTAGATAATCCAAgcactgataaaaatattttatacatcttTACCTTTCCTTCAATAATTTGATAAGCCAAAGAGTTCATGTCTTTAGCATTAAAGGCATGTTTCAGTGTAGCCATTTCATAAACGCAGCAGCCTAATGCCCAAAcatcagactgaaaaaaaaggggggaaaaaaaaggagtttaaGAGCTTTGTAATACAGGTAGAAGTTTTATCTTCATACTTAGACACCTTCAAAACTTcaaaagtcttcaaaaaggCTTATTATATGACAATAAACAAATTAAGAACAAATTCCACTGTAAAATTTTGGCTTCAGTCCcacttttttaatctttattaatCTTGTGCTCCTTAGAACACATTTACcttattttgttgtattttaaattccCATTGATGCTGCtcatttctctattttattttatttaacgCCGCTGTTGAACATAAAGCTTCCTAGCcgttaaataataaatttagaaaaagatTAGTCTCTGTTAGACAGCTGTGTTGTTTATGTTGGCATGCTGCTATAGGTCCAGGCAGACTGCTGAACACCTTGGCTGTGATAATGTATCACGTGCTAGTAATTGTCACCCACTGCAAAcacagtttcagaaataaaggtCCATGCCAATTTCTCTCCTACTTTTTCTTTGAGAACATTAAAAAGAGTCAAAAGcagtaataaattaaaagttataCTTAAGACTGTAATATCCTCAGGCATTACAAAATAAGTTGCTTAATGAATTAGAAACAATATTTGCATCAACTTACTGTACCTTGCAATTGTAGGGCTTGTTAGAAAAGAGTTCAGGGCTCATGTAGTACGGTGTGCCTATGAGAGTGCTGGCCATGTCGTATTGGTTTTCCAACACTCTGGCTATTCCCAGGTCACCCACTTTGATTATATTTGTTCGtgtcagaaaaacattttgagttTTAAGATCTCTGTGCAGAATGTGCTTTTCATGTAAATactgggaggggaagaaaaaagtatagATGGAGCTAAATAACACAATTGTTTCTCCACTGAACATTAAAATCAAGTTATGAGAGTCAGAGCgggaaaacacaaacacagtaAAGACACAAACATCcctataaaagcaaaatgactGCTGAAGACAGTGTTAGTGACGCACCAGAAGAAAcgaaataaaaatgtaaggcTAAGGCTCAAACTCTAGCACACTTCTGCTGCCTCCGTTTCTCGACAAACATGGCTTAGTCTTtagtacaatttttttttttttttttacagaaaatatgctGTGATGTTGtctaaacaaaggaaaaaagactaGACTTATATTAAGCAAGAACAGGCACTACTGTTGACTTGCATGTAATCTGGCCACCGAAGGCAACTTTAACATAGAATTTTGTCACATTTCTTACCTCTCGGTGTTAATACTTCTATCTTGTCTTTTTTACTATAACTATTAAAGTTTGATAACCTCCACTTCAACAGACTGGGATaagatttaataaaatgaatttgcagTCTAAATGTACCATTTAAAAACACCAGCGAAATCACAGAGCACAACATGCtccctgaaagcttttttttttaaaaaaaaaaaccacaaccaccaaaagaatgaacaaaacccactaatttttgtaattttgatCCAACATTTCAAGCACTATGGAGGTTACCATTGTCTACTGTGATAAAGAGATGTACACATAACATGTGATAACAAATTCTTACCTGAAATAGTAAGTTAATTTGATGGAAATCTCCTATGAACGTGTTCAATGTACTAATAACCATTGTATTTAGGTGCTAACGCAGCCAGACTTGAATTCAAACTGTGTAGCCTAACTGtggaatttttaaatgcagaaagagacttttttttttaatcttacaaTAATGAAGTTATTTGTATCTTACCTGCAATGCCATCGCAATCTGGACAAACCATTCCACCACCTGATTCTCTGGCAAAAGTTTGCCCTTCTGCTCCTTGAGTTTGTGATACAGATCTCCTCCTTCACAGAAGCCCATAACAATATATAATAGTCCATCTTCCCCCTGCCAGGACTCTCTGTAGGCGACTATGTTTGGGTGCTTCAACTGGGATAACAACTGTGCCTcttgctctgctgctttcctctctcGGCTGGAAGCATTTTTAAGGTTTAACTTTTTGATGACATACTGTAAAAGAAGTTGTAAGATAACATCAGAGATGAAAGTTACTATACAGAAGCTCTAGGAAATTCTCAAATCTAAAGCAAAGTCTACAAAACAGTGAACTACAGGAGAAAAGCTTCCATCACATATGGAAATGGAGCAAGCAGAGAGGCAGTCGGGAGGGCTGGTACCATTAGGATTactctggaagaaaatatatactttcCCCCATGCTTGAAAGCATATGTAATTTAGGTTAAACTTGCTCTAGGCATCAGATAGCCATACTAACTATCTGTTGAATTTATGAGGTTCTGTATATGCAGGTTTAAacttattctaaaataaatgaatcagaaggAAGCCCCTTAGTCGCTTCCTTCTGAAAGGGCCAAAAGGCCTCATGAAAGCTGCTATTTATTCTCCCTAGCATATACTAAAAAAACATGCTTGTAgagaatttcagatttcagcAAAAGTATTGCTGAAGCCAAAGATGAGGCAATAAAATCCATAGTGCATACAAATCATATACAGCACCAATATTTAGGGCTGACCTAGTCCCCCTCCTGATGTAAATTCTGTGGTAATCACTTCTAGGGAAGAGCCATGACATGGTATATACACCTGACCCCATTCTCACCTgagacttttttatttcaaaacatttaaaataatactttcttacccaatttctgttttgtttagttcAGCTGCTTAGGCTATCTACTTCCTAGGTGGGCCCTATTAGTTCAGTCCAGCACATTAAATTAGTGTTGAGGACTGCCCCCTACACAGCAAGGGAACCAATTATGCAGAAAACAACAGTACCTCAGAATTTTGAGCATggttttatatttcagaagtCTGCTGGACAAGTTCCTCAATTCTTATAACTTGTGACACACAGCTCCAAAGGGAAATATAACAAAACTAATCATGTACAGCATCATCTAAGTttcaaataacagaaatattgcAACTACTGTGTTCTATGTGACAAGCCAACTAAAACACATCTTTGGCGATGGAAAGCAAGAGCTTTTAGCTTTATTTCAGCATTCTGCCTCCAGACTACATATGATAAAAACACAAGAAGTATGCACAAAGCGTAACTTGAAATTTGGCATTGCCTATATTTGGTTTAATTAAGTTATTATCCTAGCAAGATTCCCACAAAATCCATTGAAATGCTCTTCTGCCTTACTTGACAccaaattatttgtaaaatggattctttttttttttttttttaatgttaaacaCTCGGAGCCACTTGATCCCCtcaacaaaaaacaatattaatCTAACGGCAAGtacaattaaacaaaatgtaatttctttcagAGAACACACAGCATTCTGCAAGAGTGACAACTTAAAATCCTGCTCATCCTGCTGGAGAAATAAGTGTTTATAAAAGCATTGTTGGCTCAAGATAAGACACGTGACAACGCACcaaatatttaagttaaaatGACAATGATAAGGAAGCCAGGCTGTTGCCAATGTTAACGATCAGCATGACAAAGAGGTGAAATCCAAGGACCTGCGTACACTTGAAAGCCACCTCCAGGTACTGTTTACTTTTAGGTCAGTGAGGTTAGCAGCCCTTTGAGGACACCGGACTGTGCACAGTGGTGACTAGACTGGTGGGAGCAAGCGCTGCCCTCACTACCACCAGGCCCCTGGTGGTAGGGATTTGCCTTTGGGTGCCCggctcttccttcctcccacttGTGATCTGCACAAATGCTTCACCATCACCTCTTGCCAGATCCTGGGCACAAGGCTCACGCCTGAGGTTTCTGTTGTACTGGTCTGTGGATGCTCACCATCCCCATTTCTTGTGCCTCTTGCGGTTTCTAGCAAACCTTTTTAGCCAAGCAAGCCAAATTTATGTCAAATACCCAACAAAAACGTGTGCAACAAAATGTTGTGCTTCAACTGGGTCATGACCAAAACTTTGCCAGGTTCTGTTGAGGTCAATACAGTGAGTGTATTGTCTTCCTCCAGCAGAGCTGATTATTAGGGAAAGCCAATGCCAGCTTTTTCAATCCTTgctatcatttttatttctgtcacaCCTACAAGTCTCAAAGATAAAAAGTTAACAGTAATAAACCAACAGCAACCTTCTGTATGCTGTGCTGGAACAGACCCGCGTGTATTTAACTGGCTACCAAATGAAGGCCTTCCTCCTCAAAATGAGGcattatgaataaaataaaataaagaagttttaGATTATTATGTGTACATTAAACAAACCAGCCAACCATCTGCTCTGGACCTTTACTAAAACCCTCCGTGCACAAGGGAGCAAACCCAGCCAGGCCCAGCCCCCGCTCCCCTCAGGGCGAGCCCGGGCCCCCCGCTACCTGCTTGCTGTCGTGCCGGTGCCGCACCAGGCTCACCTCCCCGTAGCTGCCCTTCCCCACGGCCCGGAGGAAGCAGTAGGCAGCCAGGGGCATCGTcccgccgccagccccagcGCCCGGGCCCCCTTAGCGCCCGGCGCCGCCCGGGCCCGCCCGGCCGGCAGCGCGCCCGCCGCTGCCATAGCGACGCCCTGCGGTGCGAGCGCTCCGCAGCCATTTTGGAAGTGGGTGGGGCGGACATCTTAGGAACGGGCAGGGGGCCTAAGGAGTGCGTGAGGCTTGCCTCACCGCTTCTTATATGCTTGAAAAAGCTCCAGACTGGTTTTAAAGGAGCTCGGTGGCCTCTTGTCGGGCGTTCCTCTCACACCTCAAAAAGCTAActgcagggaaaagagaaaatacccCAGGGCAAGAGGAAAGGATGAATGCCATTGTTCAGCAtaggaaggaaaattaattttgccatGAGCATACAGGCCAGCACACAACCAAACACCTTCCCTACCATAGTAACCACCTGACCtagcaaaatgcaaatttatgGGTTTTGTTGGCAGTCAGTTCTGTAAATTTCAGTTGTTGGTTCATTCACGTCTAGTTAACTTTAGTTCTTAAAATTCGACAGTGTGCTATTTTAcctctattattattactgagaATTTACTTCATAGACCCTGAAGTCTGTGTTTCGTTAACACAAGAGACAAAAACAGTTAGAAGATGGAGAATTAACTCTGTCTAggtaacaaagaaaacagacctTGCATCCAAAGGATGAATGGGTATCAGTTGTGCGAGATGCAAGAACTGCGAGCTTGGACCTGAGTTTCAGCCAggattagttttctttttcaggatgaataagaaaacattaactTTTAGGTTTCTGGGATAGTTAGGATGTGTGTCAAATAATGATACCAGAAGTGAGTGCTTGAGTGATAATGCAGGATTACAAAAGGTAGTTTTTGAAGAGAAGCATAAATGGGTTCAAGAGACAGCCAGCTCTGTTACAACTGTGATAAATTTGAGGCAGTGACAGCCTTTAGGAAGGTATACAGTTTTAGTCCAGAAAAGGGGTGAGTCTAgagcagaaagataaaaatcagttgtgagaaaaatctcaataattttcttcagacaggatcttctgtgaagctatttaaTTGCAATTGCAACGTCAGgcatcctgcaagcaggagcacacagTAAAAGTTTATCATAAActtatattccctattacccaacACTGATTTCCCCCGCttcctcactggctgagtactacaggtaCTATATACAAGTACTACGGAATTCCCGGTCCGGGTTATCAGCAGTTATCCCTGTGCCTGTACCGTGTCTGTGCTGTGTCTGTCGTGTGTCTGAGGTGTGTCTGTGGtggcctcccttctccccagtgcTTCGCAGAGCCTGTCTCCAGATTAACTGTCTCGGTCCTTTATCGGCTCTACCGAGACAACCCATCACCCCCGATGGgactgctgaaatcagtggggtGCACCTTCCTGTCTGTGGTGGCAAGAACTCTCTGGTAGGTGAAAAGATCCTGGACGAGGCacaaattgtgagaaaaatctcgataattttcttcagacaggatcttctgtgaagctattttattcatgattgcaatggcgggcgtcctgCAAGCAGAAGCACACAGCAAAAGTTTATCATAACCTTATATTCCCTATTACTCAACACCTGATTTCTCCCatttcctcactggctgagtacaacaggttcacaacctactCAATGCACTTCTATACCATACATGTCCTATGTTATTTGACCAACCGTTAATTCCTCctcttcctattttatttatttttttaaaaaaatcttgtgacTAGAGGGcccatgatttttgtttttactgatttcgtactgctcatcctgtttttcttagctatcctccttattttgggacagtgggaccttccccttatctgcttaacGTACTCCCCACTGCTGTGCCgcacaatcacttttgaatatgcaaggttagtggaattttccgCTGCAAAAACAACTtctattgcaaaaacacaacttctcACATCAGTCACCTGTACAGAAATGGCTATTGaatttctgtttgcagatgATAATACATAGAAGAGTCATATTCTCACATTGACCCTTCCACAAGTGTTTTATAGCAGTATTTTGTAGATCATGCAAATCAAAATTCAGTGTTTGATTTTTCCCATATGCCTAATGTTTAATCCCACTTTGCACACAGGGTTATCTATTAACACTCTGTAaacaaagcattatttatttaagtgtATCGTTCAGACTAGAATCTTActtttttccaaaatggaaaGCCATCTATTGCTTTGTATCTTATTATCGATTCCTGCCATTGCATCGTCAGACCTTTTGGTAACACATGTCAGAAACATTAAGGTAAGTAATCAACCATGTGTGGGACTCCCATTCTTCAGAGATTAGCTTCCTGCCATTTATGAACATTTTCCAGAGAGCTCATACAGTGCTGCCACCAGGagctttctgttctctgttatCAGTGAACACAAGATCAGACTTGGGATGCGGAATGGTTTGCCTCTAATCAGCCTCAGTTTTGAATCAGCTCTGAAGAAGCtctcttgtctttttaaaaacatcactttCCTCTGTTTTACTTGTCATCACCATGTAAGGGTAAAATGTTTTAGAGCTTTTATATTTAGATGTGTGCAATTAGTGCTGCAATTGAACTTACTATAGTACTTGTATAGAGATGCAAAATATCAGTGAAAAGATGCCTTCgaaaagaaatgtaacagaGGTGTAACAGGACATCCAGATAAACATCTCTATGGTACAAATGACattatttcctctctctcagTAATTAAAGCTTGTTTAAGTTACAGAGGGCAGATCTCTTCAGGGAACATTGTTGGTTAGTGGGCAGAACAGGACAAAGCAATTTATGGTCAGTTTCTGTTGATGAGGTTATGGTCTTTGCcaaaactttttctttgaaaatcaggATAATAATATGTCTATCTTTCTGAAGTCAGCTTGAGATTTACAGCTGAAAACTACAAATGTCAAGAATTCTTATTATCTCATATGAAGCCCAGATATAGGGTAGCTTGTTTCTCCTGATGACTATATTGTCTGTTGTTCTCTGTATGTCTTGCAATGCTAAAGCTTTCCTAAACAGAAGATGGCCGAAGCCCTGTGCTATGTGCCCTCTGTACATGCAGaacactacagaaaataatggtTGATTCTCCCACTTCAGTTCTATACATTatgcaaatgtaattttgttGAAATGGAGGAGATTGCTGTATCTTGTAAAGGCCTCTCTCCCAAACCCTGTCTTAGCTCCTTTGAGCAGGTAGTATTCTAGTGATGAGTGACGAAGCATGGCTAGGAGTCTCTCTGGTACATGGCTTATAATCTTCAAGCtttcaaagctgcttttaaagCCACAGTCAGATAAACACAATTGGCAGAGCCAatcagctgaaaactgaaaaaaaaataatccaaagcAAAGACTCCTAAGTACACTTGTACATCTTGTTCCTATACACAAAGCTATGAtaggtaggattttttttctttctagaaataaaACTACCCCTAGAACTACATATTCAAAGCATGGGTACATCTCATGGGTACATGCTTAGAATATATAGTTCTAGGTGACAGCTTTCCTTCCATAACCCTCTCATCCTGGCAGCAGTGAGACTCCTAGAAAGGTCACAAGCAAGTTCTGTTTTCATAGCTTAGTTGCATTATTCTCTCTTCTATGTGATTTCCAATCAGCATCATTTGGAACGATGGAATCTTTAATGCTGCTGGtgatttcaaaatcattttcatacCTTATTTTTCCTATGCAATGCATAGGGATTTACATAAATACTTCATTCAGTCTTGTGCATTGCT
Coding sequences within it:
- the NEK4 gene encoding serine/threonine-protein kinase Nek4 isoform X2; protein product: MPLAAYCFLRAVGKGSYGEVSLVRHRHDSKQYVIKKLNLKNASSRERKAAEQEAQLLSQLKHPNIVAYRESWQGEDGLLYIVMGFCEGGDLYHKLKEQKGKLLPENQVVEWFVQIAMALQYLHEKHILHRDLKTQNVFLTRTNIIKVGDLGIARVLENQYDMASTLIGTPYYMSPELFSNKPYNCKSDVWALGCCVYEMATLKHAFNAKDMNSLAYQIIEGKLPPMPKDYSPHLVEIIRTMLSKKPEERPSVKSILRHPYIKHQISLFLEATKAKAAKSHKKTADSKLKDPCSVVSVKSETRNRNVTPENHSFEQARKYKVNEEDCIIKYKATEFCASEKPPVELKIKPSSNDSNGLGESLATISEVNIDILTSEKGNYKIEKCSSEHIPENNKAKYVNVPGNSKITSSSPPTKADGLQKKTKQAFKAESVEPKPLSLSAVEEDDDTLRLLKPVSKDQKQTDLNLDSTEKLLAPFVPVVIQDDVCYGASEDAQEKITSQLQPHSSAHEPSLSRQRRQKKRELAEVCSEKFRAAAHRPSPFPSNMNAKTMQRCAEEYCAEVSESVDSAKNSQVTISKERPLSARERRRLKQSREEMFPSVIPARRTANSAVVEGKSQMENHVKVAQSSSDPSISQKNRVAQCFSDEELSSSTSSTDKSDGDSKEKKSSMNEVNDLVQLMTWTLKMDSKENSEHCVASTPAPEFKLHRKYRDTLNLHGKSPDESEEFKFQEIPSGPEKIRRLVEILRSDVVQGLGVKLLEEVYSIMEEDDEVKRELQLREHMGDKYASYSAKARHLKFLEENVKF
- the NEK4 gene encoding serine/threonine-protein kinase Nek4 isoform X1, which produces MPLAAYCFLRAVGKGSYGEVSLVRHRHDSKQYVIKKLNLKNASSRERKAAEQEAQLLSQLKHPNIVAYRESWQGEDGLLYIVMGFCEGGDLYHKLKEQKGKLLPENQVVEWFVQIAMALQYLHEKHILHRDLKTQNVFLTRTNIIKVGDLGIARVLENQYDMASTLIGTPYYMSPELFSNKPYNCKSDVWALGCCVYEMATLKHAFNAKDMNSLAYQIIEGKLPPMPKDYSPHLVEIIRTMLSKKPEERPSVKSILRHPYIKHQISLFLEATKAKAAKSHKKTADSKLKDPCSVVSVKSETRNRNVTPENHSFEQARKYKVNEEDCIIKYKATEFCASEKPPVELKIKPSSNDSNGLGESLATISEVNIDILTSEKGNYKIEKCSSEHIPENNKAKYVNVPGNSKITSSSPPTKADGLQKKTKQAFKAESVEPKPLSLSAVEEDDDTLRLLKPVSKDQKQTDLNLDSTEKLLAPFVPVVIQDDVCYGASEDAQEKITSQLQPHSSAHEPSLSRQRRQKKRELAEVCSEKFRAAAHRPSPFPSNMNAKTMQRCAEEYCAEVSESVDSAKNSQVTISKERPLSARERRRLKQSREEMFPSVIPARRTANSAVVEGKSQMENHVKVAQSSSDPSISQKNRVAQCFSDEELSSSTSSTDKSDGDSKEKKSSMNEVNDLVQLMTWTLKMDSKENSEHCVASTPAPEFKLHRKYRDTLNLHGKSPDESEEFKFQEIPSDVLSGPEKIRRLVEILRSDVVQGLGVKLLEEVYSIMEEDDEVKRELQLREHMGDKYASYSAKARHLKFLEENVKF
- the NEK4 gene encoding serine/threonine-protein kinase Nek4 isoform X3, yielding MPLAAYCFLRAVGKGSYGEYVIKKLNLKNASSRERKAAEQEAQLLSQLKHPNIVAYRESWQGEDGLLYIVMGFCEGGDLYHKLKEQKGKLLPENQVVEWFVQIAMALQYLHEKHILHRDLKTQNVFLTRTNIIKVGDLGIARVLENQYDMASTLIGTPYYMSPELFSNKPYNCKSDVWALGCCVYEMATLKHAFNAKDMNSLAYQIIEGKLPPMPKDYSPHLVEIIRTMLSKKPEERPSVKSILRHPYIKHQISLFLEATKAKAAKSHKKTADSKLKDPCSVVSVKSETRNRNVTPENHSFEQARKYKVNEEDCIIKYKATEFCASEKPPVELKIKPSSNDSNGLGESLATISEVNIDILTSEKGNYKIEKCSSEHIPENNKAKYVNVPGNSKITSSSPPTKADGLQKKTKQAFKAESVEPKPLSLSAVEEDDDTLRLLKPVSKDQKQTDLNLDSTEKLLAPFVPVVIQDDVCYGASEDAQEKITSQLQPHSSAHEPSLSRQRRQKKRELAEVCSEKFRAAAHRPSPFPSNMNAKTMQRCAEEYCAEVSESVDSAKNSQVTISKERPLSARERRRLKQSREEMFPSVIPARRTANSAVVEGKSQMENHVKVAQSSSDPSISQKNRVAQCFSDEELSSSTSSTDKSDGDSKEKKSSMNEVNDLVQLMTWTLKMDSKENSEHCVASTPAPEFKLHRKYRDTLNLHGKSPDESEEFKFQEIPSDVLSGPEKIRRLVEILRSDVVQGLGVKLLEEVYSIMEEDDEVKRELQLREHMGDKYASYSAKARHLKFLEENVKF
- the NEK4 gene encoding serine/threonine-protein kinase Nek4 isoform X4 — translated: MPLAAYCFLRAVGKGSYGEVSLVRHRHDSKQYVIKKLNLKNASSRERKAAEQEAQLLSQLKHPNIVAYRESWQGEDGLLYIVMGFCEGGDLYHKLKEQKGKLLPENQVVEWFVQIAMALQYLHEKHILHRDLKTQNVFLTRTNIIKVGDLGIARVLENQYDMASTLIGTPYYMSPELFSNKPYNCKSDVWALGCCVYEMATLKHAFNAKDMNSLAYQIIEGKLPPMPKDYSPHLVEIIRTMLSKKPEERPSVKSILRHPYIKHQISLFLEATKAKAAKSHKKTADSKLKDPCSVVSVKSETRNRNVTPENHSFEQARKYKVNEEDCIIKYKATEFCASEKPPVELKIKPSSNDSNGLGESLATISEVNIDILTSEKGNYKIEKCSSEHIPENNKAKYVNVPGNSKITSSSPPTKADGLQKKTKQAFKAESVEPKPLSLSAVEEDDDTLRLLKPVSKDQKQTDLNLDSTEKLLAPFVPVVIQDDVCYGASEDAQEKITSQLQPHSSAHEPSLSRQRRQKKRELAEVCSEKFRAAAHRPSPFPSNMNAKTMQRCAEEYCAEVSESVDSAKNSQVTISKERPLSARERRRLKQSREEMFPSVIPARRTANSAVVEGKSQMENHVKVAQSSSDPSISQKNRVAQCFSDEELSSSTSSTDKSDGDSKEK